GAGTTGGCGCAGGCGAGTGGTGAGATTTGAAGGTACGCGGTGCATCTGCTCCGCTGCTCGAGCAACGGAACCGGTTTCTGCCACGCAACAAAACATGCGTAGCTGGGTCAGATCCATAATTATTCTCTTTTCGTGATGAACTTGGTAATTATTATTCATTTTTTGTGATTCTAATGCTCAGGCATGATATTGGCAACTTTCTTTTAACCCACTGGCAGATTTCTCAACTGACAGCGCAACAAATAGGTGAGATGAATGGCTTTAAGAATTGCACTAAGTGGCTTTCTGGCCTTAGTGGTCGCCATGGGCATTGGACGCTTTGCTTTTACGCCGCAAGTGCCATTGATGATTGCAGAACATCAATTCACATTGACGGGTGCGGGGTTGGTTGCCGCCTTTAATTATCTGGGCTACTTATTTGGTGCCTTTGACGCCATGCGTGCCAGCCGTCATGTGGAACGGCGCTTATGGCTGGGGCTCTGGGGAGCAGTGGCGCTCACACTGCTCTCGGCAGTCGTTGAAGGCGCGTGGTGGCATGGCATTGTTCGCTTTGCGATTGGTTGGGCCAGTGGTTGGTCAATGGTGCTGATCGCGGCATGGACCAATGAACGCTTGGCGCATTATGGTCGCCCAGCGCTCAGCGCTGCGGTCTTTGCTGGACCAGGGGCCGGTATCTTCATCAGCGGTATGCTAGCCGTGCTGATTCATAGCTATGGGTTATCTGCAGCGCAAGCGTGGACAGTGTATGGCACATTGGCGCTGATTATTATTGCCGCGATAAGTATCAATCTGCCACGTGGCGGTGAATTACATCGCCCACACATTGCAGCAGTGCCATTGACCTTAACACCGGCGCTAAAACGCTTGGTGTGGAGTTACAGTTTGGCTGGGTTTGGCTATATTCTACCGGCGACTTTTCTATCACAGATGGCGACTGCTCGTTTCCCTGATAGTCTGTTTGCTCAATTTGTTTGGCCGGTATTCGGTGGGGCGGCGGTTATCGGCATCACCATTGGCATTTTGACTCGTCATTGCCTAACCTCACAGACACGCCTAGCGTTGACGTTATGGATTCAGGCACTTGGCGTGCTCTGTGCTGAGTTAGTCCCTGGTGTTAGCGGGCTGGCTCTGGGGGCATTATTGACCGGCGGTGGGTTCCTCAGTGTGGTGCAGCTTTCATTGCAGCATGGCCGTGAACTCGCGCCCGATCATACGCGCTATATGGCGGGACTCCTTACCACGGGTTATGCCATCGGGCAGTTAGTTGGCCCGATATTATCGGCGATTTCGACGACGCTCACCCATCGGTTGGAACCCGCACTTTATGTGGCGGTTGTCGCGCTGATCGTTGCAGGCGCGCTGGTGATTAAAACGCCAGCCCGCGCTCGAGAAGGGGTGGTGGAGCAATCAGTTTAAAGGCGTGAGCTGAAGCTCTATATCCATCATGATAGAAAGAACAATTGGATATGAATAACAATCACTGGATAATCATTTTGCTCTCAACTACAGTGGGGAGCAAAATCCGGGTGTGATCTGCATCATGTTTATTTCACCCGGACGCGTAGCCTGTTGGAGAAAAGAATGTCATCGCTAAGTAAAGAAGCTGAGCTCGTTCATGAAGCGCTGCTGGCTCGTGGCCTCGAAACCCCGTTGCGTAAGCAAGAGTTAGATGCCAAAACGCGCAAGACCCAGATTGAAGCGCATATGACGCAAGTCATGCAGTTATTGAATCTTGATTTAACGGACGATAGTTTGGCGGATACGCCAAGACGTATTGCCAAGATGTATGTTGATGAGATTTTCTCCGGACTGGATTACGAAAATTTCCCTAAAATTACCTTGATTGAAAATAAAATGAAGGTCGATGAAATGGTCACGGTACGGGATATCACCCTGACCAGCACCTGCGAGCACCATTTTGTGACGATCGATGGTAAAGCCACTGTGGCGTATATTCCTAAAGATAGCGTGATTGGGTTGTCCAAAATCAACCGTATCGTGCAGTTCTTTGCTCAGCGCCCGCAAGTGCAAGAGCGCTTAACCCAGCAAATATTGTTGGCGTTACAGACGCTACTGGGTACCAATAATGTCGCGGTTTCGATTGATGCAGTGCATTATTGCGTCAAAGCACGCGGTATCCGTGATGCAACCAGTGCGACCACCACCACATCATTGGGTGGGTTATTCAAATCCAGCCAGAATACCCGTCAGGAATTCCTGCGCGCGGTACGTCACCACGGCTAAATAGCCTTTTGCCAGAGAGGGCACCAATGGGTGCCCGTACACAGGATGTCGGGTATGCGTCAACGCATCGCAACGTTAGACAGTGCGCGAGGGCTGGCCATTCTTGGCATTCTGCTGCTCAATATCAGCGCATTTGGCCTGCCAAAGGCTGCCTACCTAAACCCCGCCTATATGGGGCTTCCCTCGCTGTCTGATAGCTGGACTTGGGCCATACTCGATATCGTGGCGCAAGCGAAGTTTCTCTTTATCTTTGCCATCCTGTTTGGTGGGGGCCTTGAACTGCTGCTTAAGCGGGGCAAAAGCTGGATACGGGCACGTTTATCTCTCTTGCTTTTGCTTGGATTGATTCATGGCATCTTTTTCTGGGATGGGGACATTCTATTTGCTTATGGTTTGATTGGTCTGGTGTGTTGGCGAATGATCCGTGATGCCAAAGATGCCGCCAGTTTAATGCGCACTGGTGTGGTGCTGTATCTGATTGGGGTCGCTGTGTTGTTGCTACTGGGGTTTATTACCCAGGGTGAACCGGGCCGTTTTTGGCTGCCGGGTTTGGCTGACCTGCAATATGAACAATTCTGGAAGTTACAAGGTGGCATGGAAGCATGGAAAAACCGGCTGGATCTGTTTTCATCCAATTTGATTGCGATCGGTGCACAGTACGGGTGGGAACTGGCAGGCTCCATGCTCTTTGGTGCGGGTTTAATGCGTTGTGGCTGGTTGCGCGGCGAGTTTAGTTTGCGCCATTACCGGTTGATAGCGGCCTGTTTGATACCGCTTTCATTGGTGATCCAAATTCCAGGCGTGGCGCTGCAATGGGCTGTGGGCTGGGATTACCGCTGGACGGGCTTTTTACTGCAAGTTCCCCGCGAGTTAGGTGCACCGTTACAGGCAGTGGGGTATCTGGCGCTACTCTATGGCTATTGGCCTACGTTATCCGGCTGGCGTGTGAGCTATTGGCTGGCAAAAGTGGGCAGAATGGCGCTCAGTAATTACTTGCTACAAACATTGCTGTGCACATTAATCTTCTATCACTTTGGTCTCTATCAACAGCTGGACCGCTTACAATTGCTCGCGGTGGTGCCTTTTATCTGGCTCTGTAACATCCTTTTCTCGCTGTTTTGGCTACGTTATTTTGCTCAAGGTCCCGTAGAATGGCTCTGGCGTAAATTAACGGCATATGCCTGCGGCCAATCGTTACAACCTCGCAACACCAAGCCCTGAATCTGTGCAATAGAGAAAAATGTTTGAGCGGGTTGCAAATTTGTATGTAAACGTTTTCTTTCTTGTGACGTATTTCACGTGGCAAACTCAACAAACTGGGTAGGATAGGCCACCTGCCATGCCCAGTTAATTCCAATGTGCGCATGGTGACTTATTGATGAAGTAATATTCACAGGATAAGGCCATGACCGCTCTGCATTCATCTGGTCACAATATTACGATCCGCGATGTGGCCTCACGAGCTGGCGTTTCGCTGGCGACCGTCTCTCGCGTCCTTAACAACAGCGCTGCCATCCGGCCGGAAACCCGTGCTGCGGTCCTTAAAGCGGTATCAGAGCTGGGCTACCGTCCTAATGCCAATGCCCAAGCACTGGCGACCCAAAGCAGTGACACTGTGGGTGTGGTGGTGATGGATGTCTCTGATCCCTTCTTTGGTGCCTTAGTGAAAGCGGTAGACACTGTGGCGCAACGGCATAAAAAATACGTCCTAATTGGCAATAGTTATCATCAGGCAGACAAAGAACGCCATGCCATTGAGGTGCTCTTACGCCAGCGCTGTAATTCATTGGTTGTACACGCTAAAGCATTGAGTGACCGAGAGTTAATTGGATTTTTAGAGCAAGTTCCCGGCATGGTGCTCATTAATCGAATTATTCCTGGCTTTGAGCATCGCTGCGTAGGATTAGACAATGTTAGCGGTGCGCAAATGGCGTGTCGCTTATTGCTCAAGCAAGGTCATCAGCGCATTGGTTTTCTCGGATCAAATCACCCTATTGATGATGTGATGCAGCGCCAGACCGGTTACCTCAATGCACTTGAGGCCGCCGGTATCACTGCTCTCGACAGTTGGCGAGCATTTGGCACCCCAGACTTGGCAGGGGGAGAGCGCGCCATGATTGACTTGCTGGGGCGTAATTTACAGCTCAGTGCGGTGTTCGCCTACAATGATTCAATGGCGGCGGGTGCATTAGCGGCTTTGAAAGAGAACGGTATCAGTGTACCTGAGCAGTTCTCGGTCGTGGGCTTCGATGATATTCCCATTGCCCGCTACACCAGCCCTAAATTGAGCACTATCCGCTATCCGATTGTTTCTATGGCAACTTTAGCCACCGAGTTAGCACTTGATGGGGCTTTGCGTGCACCCGATCCTCAAGCAACTTACTGCTTTAAGCCAACCTTGGTTCCGCGGCACTCTGTCGCAATTTGTGGGGTTGCTCACTAGTTACGAATTTATTCTTGTGTAACCGTTTTCAATCTGTGAGAAAATTCACAGATTCTTAACAACGAGCCGTCTATGCTCTAGCTGTTTTCTACCTGAATGTATCAATATGTCATCGGCTACCGGATAAAAAACACGCGGTAGCAGGTTTTTAAAATAGCGATTTATCAACGAGTGTTCCGCAAACAATACGTTGGTAAATGACATGGTTTATGACGACTCAGGCGGCCCTTTCGGAGTGGAGTGCGGTCAAGGACGATAAATTTAAGTGTCAGCCGCTTTACGATGGTTTTTTCTCGTTAGGCGATGGTGTTATCACCCTGTACTACCCTACATAAACCCGGAGATACAAATGAATAAGAAGGTTTTCACATTAGCGGCTCTGGCTGCCAGCATGATGTTTGGCGCAGCTGCTCAAGCTGATACCCGTATTGGTGTCACCATCTATAAGTATGATGACAACTTTATGTCCGTGGTCCGTAAAGCTATCGAGAAAGATGCCAAAGCATCTCCTGACGTTACCTTACTGATGAATGACTCCCAGAACGACCAGTCCAAGCAAAACGATCAAATTGACGTGTTGCTGGCAAAGGGTGTCAAAGCGTTGGCGATTAACTTGGTTGACCCAGCAGCAGCACCGGTGGTTATCGATAAAGCTCGCGCCAATGATGTGCCGGTTGTGTTCTATAACAAAGAACCTTCACGTAAAGCCTTGGACAGCTATGACAAAGCTTACTATGTCGGGACTGACTCTAAAGAGTCTGGTGTGATTCAAGGTGAGCTGATAGCGAAACACTGGCAAGCGAATCCAGCCTGGGATCTGAATAAAGACGGCAAAATTCAATTTGTGTTGCTCAAAGGCGAGCCGGGTCATCCAGATGCGGAAGCACGTACCACTTACGTGATTAAGACACTGAACGAAAAAGGCATTCCAACGCAACAATTGCAGTTAGATACCGCAATGTGGGATACCGCACAGGCTAAAGATAAGATGGATGCGTGGTTATCTGGCCCTAACGCCAACAAGATCGAAGTGGTTATTGCCAACAACGATGCGATGGCGATGGGTGCAGTAGAAGCGCTGAAAGCACACAACAAAACCAGCATTCCTGTGTTCGGTGTTGATGCCTTGCCAGAAGCGTTAGCGATGGTGAAATCAGGTCAAATGGCCGGTACGGTGCTGAACGATGCGAACAATCAGGCGAAAGCGACGTTCGATCTGGCGAAAAACTTGGCTGACGGTAAACCTGCGGCTGAAGGGACAACCTGGAAAATCGACAACAAAATCGTACGTATTCCGTATGTAGGCGTCGATAAAGATAACTTGGCTGAATTTACTAAGTAACAGTCGAAGACGTTTTACACCCAAGCATGACGGGTAGAAAGTCCTTAACCTTCTGGCCTCGGTACTGATTATTCGGTATACGGAGTCGGGCACCGAGGCTGAAGGTTTTTTTGTTGCATTGATCCTTATTTTAGAGTGCGCACTTAATGGTGGATGTTGATATATCCAACAATAGGTGGCGGTTCTTAGCCAGGTACAACTATGGCCGATATTAATACAGCACAACCCCGCGAGTGGTTGCTGGAAATGAGCAATATCAATAAATCATTTCCGGGTGTAAAGGCGTTAGATAATGTTAATCTTAAAGTGCGGCCTAATTCGATCCATGCATTAATGGGCGAGAATGGTGCAGGTAAGTCAACGCTATTAAAATGCCTTTTTGGTATCTATAAAAAAGACTCCGGGAGTATCATCTTTCAGGGGCAAGAAATAGAGTTTAAAAGTTCGAAAGAAGCATTAGAGCATGGTATCTCTATGGTGCATCAGGAATTAAACTTGGTGCTACAGCGTACAGTGATGGACAATATGTGGCTGGGTCGTTACCCAACCAAAGGCTTTTTTGTCGATCAAGATAAAATGTACAACGATACCAAAGCTATTTTCGATGAGTTGGATATTGATATTGATCCACGCGATAAAGTCGCCACATTATCCGTATCCCAAATGCAGATGATCGAAATAGCCAAAGCATTCTCTTATAACGCCAAAATCGTCATTATGGACGAGCCAACATCTTCATTAACAGAGAAAGAAGTTAATCACCTATTTACCATCATCCGCAAATTAAAAGATCGTGGCTGCGGAATTGTTTATATCTCCCATAAAATGGAAGAGATATTCCAACTGTGTGATGAAATCACGATATTACGTGATGGCCAATGGATCGCCACCCAACCACTGGAAGGGCTGACCATGGACCAGATTATCTCCATGATGGTCGGGCGCTCACTGAGCCAGCGTTTCCCTGATCGCCTGAATACGCCCGGTGAAGTCATTTTAGAGGTGAAGAATTTAACCTCACTACGCCAACCATCAATCCGTGACATTTCCTTTGATTTGCATAAAGGCGAGATTTTGGGGATTGCCGGTTTGGTCGGGGCTAAGCGTACCGATATCGTGGAAACCTTATTTGGTATTCGCGAAAAAGTGGCTGGCACCATTAAATTACACGGCAAAACGATTAATAATCACAGCGCGAATGAAGCCATTAATCATGGGTTCGCACTGGTGACTGAAGAGCGCCGTTCAACCGGGATTTACGCTTATCTTGA
The window above is part of the Yersinia massiliensis genome. Proteins encoded here:
- a CDS encoding YbfB/YjiJ family MFS transporter, with the translated sequence MALRIALSGFLALVVAMGIGRFAFTPQVPLMIAEHQFTLTGAGLVAAFNYLGYLFGAFDAMRASRHVERRLWLGLWGAVALTLLSAVVEGAWWHGIVRFAIGWASGWSMVLIAAWTNERLAHYGRPALSAAVFAGPGAGIFISGMLAVLIHSYGLSAAQAWTVYGTLALIIIAAISINLPRGGELHRPHIAAVPLTLTPALKRLVWSYSLAGFGYILPATFLSQMATARFPDSLFAQFVWPVFGGAAVIGITIGILTRHCLTSQTRLALTLWIQALGVLCAELVPGVSGLALGALLTGGGFLSVVQLSLQHGRELAPDHTRYMAGLLTTGYAIGQLVGPILSAISTTLTHRLEPALYVAVVALIVAGALVIKTPARAREGVVEQSV
- the folE gene encoding GTP cyclohydrolase I FolE, with the protein product MSSLSKEAELVHEALLARGLETPLRKQELDAKTRKTQIEAHMTQVMQLLNLDLTDDSLADTPRRIAKMYVDEIFSGLDYENFPKITLIENKMKVDEMVTVRDITLTSTCEHHFVTIDGKATVAYIPKDSVIGLSKINRIVQFFAQRPQVQERLTQQILLALQTLLGTNNVAVSIDAVHYCVKARGIRDATSATTTTSLGGLFKSSQNTRQEFLRAVRHHG
- the yeiB gene encoding DUF418 domain-containing protein YeiB produces the protein MRQRIATLDSARGLAILGILLLNISAFGLPKAAYLNPAYMGLPSLSDSWTWAILDIVAQAKFLFIFAILFGGGLELLLKRGKSWIRARLSLLLLLGLIHGIFFWDGDILFAYGLIGLVCWRMIRDAKDAASLMRTGVVLYLIGVAVLLLLGFITQGEPGRFWLPGLADLQYEQFWKLQGGMEAWKNRLDLFSSNLIAIGAQYGWELAGSMLFGAGLMRCGWLRGEFSLRHYRLIAACLIPLSLVIQIPGVALQWAVGWDYRWTGFLLQVPRELGAPLQAVGYLALLYGYWPTLSGWRVSYWLAKVGRMALSNYLLQTLLCTLIFYHFGLYQQLDRLQLLAVVPFIWLCNILFSLFWLRYFAQGPVEWLWRKLTAYACGQSLQPRNTKP
- the galS gene encoding HTH-type transcriptional regulator GalS, which codes for MTALHSSGHNITIRDVASRAGVSLATVSRVLNNSAAIRPETRAAVLKAVSELGYRPNANAQALATQSSDTVGVVVMDVSDPFFGALVKAVDTVAQRHKKYVLIGNSYHQADKERHAIEVLLRQRCNSLVVHAKALSDRELIGFLEQVPGMVLINRIIPGFEHRCVGLDNVSGAQMACRLLLKQGHQRIGFLGSNHPIDDVMQRQTGYLNALEAAGITALDSWRAFGTPDLAGGERAMIDLLGRNLQLSAVFAYNDSMAAGALAALKENGISVPEQFSVVGFDDIPIARYTSPKLSTIRYPIVSMATLATELALDGALRAPDPQATYCFKPTLVPRHSVAICGVAH
- the mglB gene encoding galactose/glucose ABC transporter substrate-binding protein MglB translates to MNKKVFTLAALAASMMFGAAAQADTRIGVTIYKYDDNFMSVVRKAIEKDAKASPDVTLLMNDSQNDQSKQNDQIDVLLAKGVKALAINLVDPAAAPVVIDKARANDVPVVFYNKEPSRKALDSYDKAYYVGTDSKESGVIQGELIAKHWQANPAWDLNKDGKIQFVLLKGEPGHPDAEARTTYVIKTLNEKGIPTQQLQLDTAMWDTAQAKDKMDAWLSGPNANKIEVVIANNDAMAMGAVEALKAHNKTSIPVFGVDALPEALAMVKSGQMAGTVLNDANNQAKATFDLAKNLADGKPAAEGTTWKIDNKIVRIPYVGVDKDNLAEFTK
- the mglA gene encoding galactose/methyl galactoside ABC transporter ATP-binding protein MglA, which codes for MADINTAQPREWLLEMSNINKSFPGVKALDNVNLKVRPNSIHALMGENGAGKSTLLKCLFGIYKKDSGSIIFQGQEIEFKSSKEALEHGISMVHQELNLVLQRTVMDNMWLGRYPTKGFFVDQDKMYNDTKAIFDELDIDIDPRDKVATLSVSQMQMIEIAKAFSYNAKIVIMDEPTSSLTEKEVNHLFTIIRKLKDRGCGIVYISHKMEEIFQLCDEITILRDGQWIATQPLEGLTMDQIISMMVGRSLSQRFPDRLNTPGEVILEVKNLTSLRQPSIRDISFDLHKGEILGIAGLVGAKRTDIVETLFGIREKVAGTIKLHGKTINNHSANEAINHGFALVTEERRSTGIYAYLDVGFNSLISNIRNYKNKLGLLDNTRMKSDTQWVIDAMRVKTPGHRTSIGSLSGGNQQKVIIGRWLLTQPEILMLDEPTRGIDVGAKFEIYQLMTELAKKDKGIIIISSEMPELLGITDRILVMSNGQVAGIVETKHTTQNEILRLASLHL